A stretch of the Xiphias gladius isolate SHS-SW01 ecotype Sanya breed wild chromosome 21, ASM1685928v1, whole genome shotgun sequence genome encodes the following:
- the LOC120807437 gene encoding inter-alpha-trypsin inhibitor heavy chain H4-like — MERAVVQITLFGLLLALVTTIPNKDDWDIYSFHINSTVSSRYATTVITSRVANRMNEPKEIVFQVRIPKNAFISKFRMFIDGQVYDGVVKAKEQAQQQYTEAVSRGQSAGLVSSVGRTLEEFKTSVTVAAHSKVTFELTYEELLKRRLGKYKLQIHVRPMQPVKDFKVDVWIHEKAGINFIDVKGGLSTKALAYAITKTHVDKQAWVFFYPTEAQQKTCDSCGKHGMNGDLVIVYDVNRDTSLGDIKRSDGYFVHHFAPSSLPRIPKNVVFVIDQSGSMYGKKIQQTRRALIHILSDLAEDDYFGLISFDSTIFHWRRELVHSSKENLESAKQFANDIETRGATDINEAVLEGARMLNTHPREGSASILILLTDGDPTTGVTNLETIQSNVRRAISEKFPLYCLGFGFDVNFDFLKRMSLQNNGVARRIYEDSDADLQLKGFYEEVATPLLIDVTMIYMGGTNLTQTNFSQYYNGSEIVVAGQITDNNMETFIPQVVAISGTRRMMFSETNATVESTGTVSDSHIQRVWAYLTVKQLLEQELQLPELEKEKVKKEALELSLKYSFVTPLTSMVVTKPPGENTDVLHKPKEGEAPQLKGSAGPGQTMLHMAFVQGTSFNARRSHTPVLDSDPPAVQRRRKLKSPGHHRLLLNSPPIFFHDTASVPGIFHDALDPDYSVDNYENIEVPTLLPVKVATVPLLHRFLLKTENQSLPLCFDVTGNIRLKLLHSPSRELSVNGELDSLANGGFKKIVIHFKTDQYVEVDTDAIFVRDGQSVTNLSGDDLTTAGSVTVIKRNKEVDIAVGDIRIVIITHEKDGEEFLWPVLRQQPSGDNTEGILVLKPAVYEEVQQTPSTKLKIKDQEIDAVRSSAVDYSNGSALTLDCWLLSAESALQRHLDDFIVAQL; from the exons ATGGAGAGAGCTGTGGTGCAAATCACCCTCTTTGGGCTGCTGCTGGCTTTGGTTACCACAATCCCAAACAAG GATGACTGGGACATCTACAGTTTTCACATCAACTCCACAGTGAGCAGTCGATATGCCACCACTGTCATTACAAGCCGCGTGGCCAATCGTATGAACGAACCAAAGGAAATAGTATTCCAAGTCCGGATTCCCAAGAATGCCTTCATCAGTAAATTCAGAAT GTTTATAGATGGGCAGGTGTACGATGGTGTTGTGAAAGCTAAGGAGCAAGCTCAGCAGCAGTACACTGAGGCTGTGTCCCGTGGCCAAAGTGCTGGGCTTGTCAG TTCCGTAGGGAGGACCCTGGAGGAATTTAAGACCTCCGTGACTGTGGCTGCTCACAGTAAGGTGACTTTTGAACTCACATATGAGGAGCTGCTGAAACGCAGGCTTGGCAAGTACAAGCTGCAAATCCATGTTCGCCCCATGCAGCCTGTCAAAGACTTCAAG GTTGATGTGTGGATTCATGAGAAAGCTGGCATCAATTTTATTGATGTTAAAGGAGGACTAAGCACCAAAGCCCTGGCTTATGCCATCaccaaaacacatgtagacaaACAG GCGTGGGTGTTTTTCTACCCCACAGAGGCCCAACAGAAAACGTGTGACAGCTGTGGAAAGCACGGTATGAATGGAGACCTGGTTATTGTTTATGACGTCAACAGAGACACCTCACTGGGAGACATCAAG AGATCAGATGGGTACTTTGTCCATCACTTTGCTCCATCTAGTCTTCCCCGCATACCAAAGAATGTTGTCTTTGTTATCGATCAAAGTGGATCCATGTATGGCAAAAAGATACAACAG acaAGAAGAGCATTAATCCATATCTTGAGTGACCTGGCAGAAGATGACTATTTTGGTCTCATATCTTTTGATAGCACCATTTTTCACTGGAGACGAGAACTTGTTCATTCAAGCAAGGAAAACCTGGAAAGTGCCAAACAATTTGCAAATGATATTGAGACTAGAGGAG CCACAGACATTAACGAAGCAGTGTTGGAAGGAGCGCGTATGCTAAACACACATCCCAGAGAAGGTTCAGCGTCTATCCTTATACTTCTCACTGATGGAGACCCCACCACAG GGGTGACAAATCTCGAAACAATACAGTCAAATGTAAGAAGGGCCATTTCGGAAAAATTCCCGCTCTACTGTCTTGGATTTGGTTTTGATGTCAATTTTGACTTCCTTAAGAGGATGTCGCTGCAGAACAATGGTGTAGCACGACGAATTTATGAGGACTCAGATGCTGATTTACAGCTGAAG GGTTTCTATGAGGAGGTGGCCACTCCTCTGTTGATAGATGTGACAATGATCTATATGGGTGGGACCAATCTAACCCAGACTAACTTCAGCCAGTATTATAATGGCTCTGAGATTGTGGTGGCCGGTCAGATCACTGACAACAACATGGAAACCTTCATCCCACAAGTTGTGGCCATTTCA GGGACTAGAAGGATGATGTTTTCTGAAACAAACGCCACTGTGGAGTCCACTGGAACAGTGTCTGACAGCCACATCCAGAGGGTTTGGGCCTACCTCACAGTCAAACAGCTTTTGGAGCAAGA GCTGCAGTTACCTGAACTCGAGAAGGAGAAAGTGAAGAAAGAGGCCTTGGAGCTGTCACTGAAGTACAGCTTCGTGACCCCGCTCACATCCATGGTGGTCACCAAGCCTCCAGGGGAGAACACAGATGTGCTCCATAAACCCAAGGAAGGCGAAGCTCCACAGCTGAAAGGTTCCGCAGGGCCTGGTCAAACCATGTTACATATGGCGTTTGTTCAAGGGACAAGTTTTAATG caagACGTAGTCATACTCCTGTGTTGGATAGTGACCCTCCTGCAG ttcaaagaagaagaaaattgaAAAGCCCTGGTCATCACCGGCTATTATTAAATAGTCCGCcaatattttttcatgataCAG cttctGTTCCTGGAATATTCCACGACGCTCTTGATCCGGATTATTCTGTGGACAATTATGAAAACATCGAGGTTCCCACCCTACTGCCAGTCAAAGTAGCTACTG TTCCTCTTTTGCACAGGTTTTTGCTAAAAACTGAGAATCAGTCTCTTCCACTATGCTTCGATGTCACTGGAAATATCCGCCTTAAACTACTTCACTCTCCCAGCAGGG AGCTGTCTGTGAACGGTGAGCTTGATTCATTAGCAAATGGAGGCTTCAAAAAGATCGTCATCCACTTCAAGACTGACCAGTATGTTGAGGTTGACACCGATGCAATCTTTGTACGAGATGGCCAGAGCGTGACAAACCTCAGTGGAGACGATCTCACCACAGCAGGAAG TGTGACAGTGATTAAGCGGAACAAGGAAGTAGATATTGCAGTTGGAGACATACGCATTGTCATCATAACTCATGAGAAGGATGGTGAAGAATTTCTGTGGCCGGTTTTAAGACAGCAGCCATCTGGCGACAACACTGAAGGAATTTTAG